A stretch of the Panicum virgatum strain AP13 chromosome 9N, P.virgatum_v5, whole genome shotgun sequence genome encodes the following:
- the LOC120688403 gene encoding DNA excision repair protein ERCC-1-like: MDGGGEQQGPPERQPGKNLIKIPSYQEVFGTGASSSSSTPPSYNPPLNSTGAPGASSSSSSSGSFSQSFSFLKSSEFYSPPPPPPQLTSTPRPPQASSSAPVAQSQSKNTILVSHRQRGNPLLKHIRNARWAFADVVPDYVLGQSSCALYLSIRYHLLHPDYLYYRIRELQKNFRLRVILCHIDVEDVVKPLHEITRTALLHDCTLLCGWSLEECGRYLETIKVYENKPADNIREHMDNDYLSRLRHALTSIRHVNKTDVVTLGSSFGSLSQVMNASMEELARCPGIGERKVKRLYDTFHEPFKRVSTRPNLVVPDSPDREKASGQPSSTNDRSENTAEKQEAFKKKDPNVRSALTAAFAKYSEKMRSQSHNDANEAGEGGSSSNMEDGNTKY; this comes from the exons ATGGACGGGGGAGGAGAGCAGCAGGGGCCGCCGGAGCGGCAGCCCGGCAAGAACCTCATCAAGATCCCGTCCTACCAGGAGGTCTTCGGCACTggcgcatcctcctcctcctcgacgccgcccTCCTACAACCCTCCTCTAAACAGCACCGGCGCCCCCGGCGCTTCATCCTCCTCTTCGTCGTCGGGGTCGTTCTCGCAGTCGTTCTCCTTCCTCAAGTCCTCCGAATTCTActcgcctcccccgccgcctccccagcTCACCTCCACCCCGAG GCCGCCTCAGGCTAGCTCATCCGCGCCGGTGGCTCAGTCCCAGAGCAAGAACACAATTCTCGTCAGTCATAGGCAG AGAGGGAACCCTCTGCTGAAGCACATCAGGAATGCTAGGTGGGCGTTTGCCGATGTCGTGCCGGACTATGTGCTCGGTCAATCGTCATGTGCGTTGTACTTGAG TATCAGGTACCATCTTCTACATCCAGATTACTTGTATTATCGGATAAGAGAACTGCAAAAGAATTTCAGGCTGCGTGTCATCTTGTGCCATATTGATGTT GAAGATGTAGTCAAGCCTCTGCATGAAATTACAAGAACAGCACTGCTTCATGACTGCACCCTCCTGTGCGGCTGGAG CCTGGAGGAATGTGGTCGGTACTTGGAGACTATCAAAGTGTACGAAAACAAGCCAGCTGACAATATCCGTGAGCACATGGATAATGACTATCTATCACGG TTGAGACATGCACTTACATCCATTCGGCATGTTAATAAAACAGATGTTGTCACACTTGGTTCATCTTTTGGG TCACTCTCACAAGTTATGAATGCTTCTATGGAAGAGCTGGCTCGTTGCCCAGGAATTGGTGAGCGGAAG GTAAAACGACTTTATGATACTTTCCATGAGCCGTTCAAACGGGTTTCCACCCGCCCAAACCTTGTAGTCCCTGATTCTCCCGACAGAGAGAAAGCGTCAGGTCAACCTTCATCGACGAATGATAGATCAGAAAACACAGCAGAGAAACAAGAGGCATTCAAGAAGAAAGATCCCAATGTGAGGTCAGCCCTTACCGCTGCCTTTGCCAAGTATTCGGAGAAGATGCGCAGCCAGAGCCATAACGATGCCAACGAGGCTGGTGAAGGTGGTAGCAGCTCAAACATGGAAGATGGCAATACCAAATACTAG